The DNA sequence GATCAGGCCCGACGCGCCGATGTGGTTGGTCTCCACCACGACCCCCCGATACGAGGGGGCACCGACGTTGCCGATCAACCAGGTCCCGAAGCCACCGACGATCCAGATGATGGCGGTGGCGAACAGGAAGCGGGACAGCCCCGCAAGCGTCATCAGGAAGCCGAGCACCAGCGCCGGGCCGGTGTTGGCCATCAGGTGCTCCCAGTTGGAATGCAGCAGCGGTGCGAACAGGATCCCGGTCAGGCCGTCGGTCTCCAGCGGGCGGATACCGTTGCGGTCGAGCTGGTGTCCGGTCAACGAGTCGAACAGTTCGACCAGCCAGAGCAGGACGACGAACGACACAATGGTCAGTCCGCCGACCAGCCACACCGGGCGCTTCGTGGGCTGCGAGGGTGGCCCCGCATAGCCGCCGGCGCCCGTCATGCCCATAGTTGCCCTTCCAACGCGTCCTCCGCGTCATCCAGGCTACCGGCGTACGCGCCGGTCGACAGATACTTCCAACCGGCATCGCAGACGGTGAACGCGATGTCGGCACGCTCACCGGCCTTGACCGCCTTGGCCGCCATCCCCAGCGCGGCGTGCAGGATGGCCCCGGTGGAAATGCCCGCGAAGATGCCCTCCACCTGGATCAACTCCCGGGTGCGCCGGACGGCGTCGAAGGCGCCGACGGCGAACCGGGTGGTCAGCACCCGCGGATCGTAGAGCTCGGGGATGAAGCCCTCGTCGATGTTGCGCAGCGCGTACACGCCTTCGCCGTAGCGCGGCTCGGCGGCGACGATCTGCACGTCGGGCACGTGTTCGCGCAGGTAGCGCCCGGTGCCCATCAGGGTGCCGGTGGTGCCCAGCCCGGCGACGAAATGCGTGATCTCGGGCAGGTCGGCCAGCAGCTCGGGCCCGGTCCCGTCGTAGTGGGCCGCGCTGTTGGACGGATTGCCGTACTGGTAGAGCATCACCCAGGACGGATGTTCGGCGGCCAGCTCCTTGGCGTGTGCCACCGCGGTGTTGGAGCCGCCCTCGGCGGGCGAGAAGATGATCCGGGCGCCGTAGAGCTCCAGGATCTGGCGGCGCTCGATCGAGGTGTTCTCGGGCATCACGCAGACCATCTGGTAGCCCTTGAGCATCGCGGCCATGGCCAACGAGATACCGGTGTTGCCACTGGTGGGTTCCAGGATGGTCGCGCCCGGTTGGAGGCGGCCCTCCCGTTCGGCGTCCTCGATCATCCGCAGCGCGGGCCGGTCCTTGATCGAGCCGGTGGGGTTGCGGTCCTCCAACTTGGCCCACAGCCGCACGTGCGGGGCGCCCCCGGAGTCCGGGGACCCGCCGTCCCACAACGGCGAGAGCCGTTGCAGGCCGACGAGCGGGGTGTTGCCCAGGGCCTGGAGCAGCGAGTCGTACCGGGTCATCGCGGCGGGTCTCAGCCTCCTGCCACGGCGGGCAGGATGGTCACCGAGTCTCCGTCGGAGATGGTGGTCCCCAACCCGCCGGAGAAGCGGACGTCCTCGTCGTTGACGTAGATGTTGACGAAGCGCTGCAGCTTGCCCGGGTCGGCCGGATCGACGAGACGCTCGGAGATACCGGAGTAGTTCGCCTCGAGGTCGGCGATGACCGCGCTGAGCGTGTCACCGGAGGCGCTGACACGCTTCTCCCCTCCGGTGTGGGTGCGCAGGATGGTCGGGATCGACACGGTGACAGACATGGATCGGGTGGTTCCTTTCACGCGTTCAGTACTGCTCGACGATCTGGACGGGCTCTTCGGTCACGACGCCGTCGACGATGCGGTAACTGCGGAGTTCGTGAGCGTCGGGGTCGCGGGTGGACACCAGGACGTAGTGGGCGTCGGGTTCGGAGGCATACGAGATGTCGGTGCGGCTGGGATAGGCCTCGGTCGCGGTGTGCGAGTGATAGATCACGACGGGGGCTTCGTCGGCGTTGTCCATCTCACGCCACACCTTGAGCTGTTCCCCGGAATCGAACCGGTAGAACGTCGGTGAGCGCTCGGCGTTGACCATGGCGATGTAGCGCTCCGGGCGATCGGAGCCCTCCGGGCCGGCGATCACCCCGCACGCTTCGTCCGGATGATCGGCCCGCGCGTGCGCGACCATCGCGTCGACGAGGTCGGCACGGATCGTCAGCACTGGGCCCCCTTCGTTGCGCCGCCCTGTTTCACACTTCCTCTTTCACTCGAACGCTCCCGGCAACAGACCACGGTAGGTCGGTATTCCAGCGAGCTCCTCAGCAGCCAGAACACCGACCAGCACGGCGCGGGCCAGGCAGTCCGCCGCCGCTGCGCCGACGGCGGTGATCAGCGGCACCTCCGGCGACATCGACGCCGGGGTCGTCGGATCGGGCACGACCTCGACGGCGCCGGTGGCCAGTGCGAACACCGTATCGCCGTCCAGCGGGGTGTGGCACGGGCGGATGGTGCGCGCCAGCCCGTCCTGCGCCGCGACCGCCACCCGCCGGCAGCCCGCCGGGCTGAGCGCCGCGTCGGTCGCCACCACCGCGATCGTGGTGTTCAGCGGACTGAGCTCGCCGTGGCGGTCGGCATAGGCCTGCCGCTCCTCGGCCGGCGGCGGCACCAGCGAGAACTCCTCGATCTGATAGGCCAGCCACGGCAGCCCGGTGTCGGGGTCGACGACGTCGCCGGCCGAGTTGACCACCACCAGCGCGCCGACCGTGACACCGGACGCCAGCGTCACCGACGCCGTGCCGACACCGCCCTTGAGGACCCCGGCCCGGGCACCGACACCGGCGCCCACCGAGCCGATGCCGACCTCGACGCCGGCCGCCTCCGCCGCGCGGTAGCCGAACTGGGCGTCCGGGCGGCACTGCCAGCCCCCGACCGGCAGGTCGAAGATGACGGCGGCGGGCACGATGGGCACCACACCACCGTCGAGTGCCACGCCTCGCCCGTGGGGTTCGAGCCAGCTCATCACGCCGTCGGCGGCGGCCAGCCCATAGGCACTGCCACCGGTGAGCACCACCGCGTCGACGTGCCGCACCGAGTTACTCGGATCC is a window from the Mycolicibacterium poriferae genome containing:
- a CDS encoding rhomboid family intramembrane serine protease gives rise to the protein MGMTGAGGYAGPPSQPTKRPVWLVGGLTIVSFVVLLWLVELFDSLTGHQLDRNGIRPLETDGLTGILFAPLLHSNWEHLMANTGPALVLGFLMTLAGLSRFLFATAIIWIVGGFGTWLIGNVGAPSYRGVVVETNHIGASGLIFGWLTFLILFGFFTRTIWEIVIGVVVLFVYGSILLGVLPGTFGVSWQGHLSGALAGVLAAYLLSGPERKARALRRPVQPPSLGR
- a CDS encoding cysteine synthase, with the protein product MTRYDSLLQALGNTPLVGLQRLSPLWDGGSPDSGGAPHVRLWAKLEDRNPTGSIKDRPALRMIEDAEREGRLQPGATILEPTSGNTGISLAMAAMLKGYQMVCVMPENTSIERRQILELYGARIIFSPAEGGSNTAVAHAKELAAEHPSWVMLYQYGNPSNSAAHYDGTGPELLADLPEITHFVAGLGTTGTLMGTGRYLREHVPDVQIVAAEPRYGEGVYALRNIDEGFIPELYDPRVLTTRFAVGAFDAVRRTRELIQVEGIFAGISTGAILHAALGMAAKAVKAGERADIAFTVCDAGWKYLSTGAYAGSLDDAEDALEGQLWA
- a CDS encoding MoaD/ThiS family protein, which gives rise to MSVTVSIPTILRTHTGGEKRVSASGDTLSAVIADLEANYSGISERLVDPADPGKLQRFVNIYVNDEDVRFSGGLGTTISDGDSVTILPAVAGG
- a CDS encoding Mov34/MPN/PAD-1 family protein encodes the protein MLTIRADLVDAMVAHARADHPDEACGVIAGPEGSDRPERYIAMVNAERSPTFYRFDSGEQLKVWREMDNADEAPVVIYHSHTATEAYPSRTDISYASEPDAHYVLVSTRDPDAHELRSYRIVDGVVTEEPVQIVEQY
- a CDS encoding P1 family peptidase, which codes for MSGSITDVGGILVGHHHRIDPDAQLGSGWATGTTVVLTPPGTVGAVDGRGGAPGTRETDLLDPSNSVRHVDAVVLTGGSAYGLAAADGVMSWLEPHGRGVALDGGVVPIVPAAVIFDLPVGGWQCRPDAQFGYRAAEAAGVEVGIGSVGAGVGARAGVLKGGVGTASVTLASGVTVGALVVVNSAGDVVDPDTGLPWLAYQIEEFSLVPPPAEERQAYADRHGELSPLNTTIAVVATDAALSPAGCRRVAVAAQDGLARTIRPCHTPLDGDTVFALATGAVEVVPDPTTPASMSPEVPLITAVGAAAADCLARAVLVGVLAAEELAGIPTYRGLLPGAFE